One genomic window of Vibrio rhizosphaerae includes the following:
- the rpsG gene encoding 30S ribosomal protein S7 codes for MPRRRVIGQRKILPDPKFKSELLAKFVNILMVDGKKSVAEKIVYTALDTMAEKSGKDHLAVFEEALENVRPAVEVKSRRVGGSTYQVPVEVRPVRRNALAMRWLVEAARKRGEKSMAARLAAEMLDAAENKGSAVKKREDVHRMAEANKAFAHYRW; via the coding sequence ATGCCACGTCGTCGCGTAATTGGTCAGCGTAAGATCCTTCCAGATCCGAAGTTCAAGTCTGAACTGCTGGCAAAATTCGTCAACATCCTTATGGTTGACGGAAAAAAATCAGTTGCAGAAAAGATTGTTTACACTGCATTAGATACTATGGCTGAGAAATCTGGTAAAGATCACTTAGCTGTATTCGAAGAAGCTCTTGAAAATGTTCGTCCAGCGGTTGAGGTTAAATCTCGTCGTGTGGGTGGTTCAACTTACCAAGTGCCTGTAGAAGTTCGTCCGGTTCGCCGTAACGCACTTGCTATGCGTTGGTTGGTTGAAGCTGCGCGTAAGCGTGGTGAGAAATCTATGGCTGCTCGTCTGGCTGCTGAAATGCTGGATGCTGCAGAAAACAAAGGCTCTGCGGTTAAGAAACGTGAAGACGTTCACCGTATGGCTGAAGCAAACAAAGCGTTTGCTCATTACCGTTGGTAA
- the rpsL gene encoding 30S ribosomal protein S12: protein MATINQLVRKPRVKQVAKSNVPALEACPQKRGVCTRVYTTTPKKPNSALRKVCRVRLTNGFEVTSYIGGEGHNLQEHSVVLIRGGRVKDLPGVRYHTVRGALDCAGVNDRKQGRSKYGVKRPKS, encoded by the coding sequence ATGGCAACTATTAACCAGTTGGTTCGCAAACCTCGTGTGAAGCAAGTTGCAAAAAGCAACGTGCCAGCACTAGAAGCGTGCCCACAAAAACGTGGTGTATGTACTCGTGTATACACTACTACACCAAAAAAACCTAACTCAGCACTTCGTAAAGTATGTCGTGTACGTTTAACTAACGGTTTTGAAGTTACTTCATATATCGGTGGTGAAGGTCACAACCTACAAGAGCACAGTGTTGTGTTGATCCGTGGTGGTCGTGTTAAAGACCTTCCGGGTGTTCGTTACCACACTGTTCGTGGCGCACTTGACTGTGCGGGCGTTAATGACCGTAAACAAGGTCGTTCTAAGTACGGTGTGAAGCGTCCTAAATCTTAA
- the tusB gene encoding sulfurtransferase complex subunit TusB, whose protein sequence is MLHVIKTDTALKQVTPYYSAQDVLLLIEDAVYAANPLHYAFEWLAGKTVFVLEADVKARGIYHRVSPLATIIDYLGFVELTEQHHTTMTWE, encoded by the coding sequence ATGCTCCATGTGATAAAAACAGATACCGCATTAAAACAAGTAACTCCCTACTATTCAGCGCAAGATGTTCTCCTTCTGATTGAAGACGCCGTATATGCTGCAAATCCGCTGCACTATGCATTCGAATGGTTGGCAGGAAAAACGGTATTTGTGCTAGAAGCCGATGTAAAAGCTCGAGGGATTTATCATCGGGTCAGTCCTTTGGCAACGATCATCGACTATTTGGGATTTGTTGAATTGACGGAACAACACCACACCACAATGACTTGGGAATAA
- the tusC gene encoding sulfurtransferase complex subunit TusC, translating to MNRLIYVFQHAPHGRSSGREGVDALLAASAYSENIAVVFIGDGVLQLLQGQETDEILSKNYAPMLKLLDLYDIDQVFVSQRALTQRGVTQDDLIIPVTVVQDDTLTEILHQADKILSF from the coding sequence TTGAATCGTTTGATTTATGTTTTTCAGCACGCACCTCATGGTCGAAGTTCCGGAAGAGAAGGTGTGGATGCGCTGTTAGCAGCCTCTGCTTATAGTGAAAACATTGCTGTCGTTTTCATTGGGGATGGTGTGCTGCAACTTCTTCAGGGGCAAGAAACAGACGAGATTCTCAGCAAAAACTATGCACCGATGCTCAAATTACTCGATTTGTACGACATCGATCAGGTCTTTGTGTCTCAGAGGGCATTAACCCAACGAGGTGTGACACAAGATGATTTGATCATCCCTGTGACGGTTGTGCAGGACGACACACTGACAGAAATATTGCATCAGGCCGATAAAATTTTGAGTTTTTGA
- the tusD gene encoding sulfurtransferase complex subunit TusD — MSALTYTLVVNGPLYGTQSARSAYQFARALLQKGHTLVSVFFYQDGVTNGTSLSVPANDEFDLAKAWQSLAKEHCVSLETCVAAALRRGILSEKEATQHCVFKDNLADEFVQAGLGSLAEAMLTQDRIIQF, encoded by the coding sequence GTGAGTGCTCTGACTTACACATTGGTTGTCAATGGACCACTGTACGGTACCCAGTCAGCCCGGAGTGCCTATCAGTTTGCACGCGCTTTACTCCAGAAAGGTCATACGCTGGTGAGCGTGTTTTTCTATCAGGACGGCGTGACGAACGGGACTTCATTATCTGTCCCAGCCAATGATGAGTTTGACCTGGCCAAAGCTTGGCAAAGTTTAGCGAAAGAACATTGTGTCAGTCTTGAAACTTGTGTCGCAGCTGCTTTGAGGCGAGGGATTTTGAGTGAAAAGGAAGCGACCCAACATTGTGTTTTTAAAGATAATCTGGCAGACGAGTTTGTGCAGGCCGGTCTTGGGAGCTTAGCCGAGGCCATGTTGACACAAGATAGGATCATACAATTTTGA
- a CDS encoding helix-turn-helix transcriptional regulator, with amino-acid sequence MATTETLNADMLLEIESVHVKPFTEHDQIILRSYEAIVDGLASLIGPFCEIVLHSLEDLNTSAIKIANGENTGRQVGSPITDLALKMLKDIEGSERNFSRSYFTRAKGGVLMKSITIAIRNGDNRVIGLLCINVNLDAPFSQILQSFMPNQDAQDAASSVNFASDVEELVDQTVERTIEEINADKSVSNNTKNRQIVMALYDKGIFDIKDAINRVADRLNISKHTVYLYIRQRKTEDDEK; translated from the coding sequence GTGGCGACGACAGAGACACTCAATGCTGACATGTTACTGGAAATTGAATCTGTGCATGTAAAACCGTTTACAGAGCATGATCAAATCATTCTCCGTTCTTATGAGGCTATTGTAGATGGTCTGGCAAGCCTAATCGGCCCTTTTTGTGAAATCGTATTACATTCACTGGAAGACTTGAATACATCTGCGATCAAAATCGCCAATGGTGAGAATACCGGTCGTCAGGTCGGTTCACCGATTACAGATTTAGCGTTAAAAATGCTGAAAGATATTGAAGGGTCTGAACGGAATTTTTCCCGCTCTTACTTTACCCGGGCAAAAGGTGGTGTATTAATGAAATCCATCACAATTGCGATTCGTAACGGTGATAATCGCGTGATTGGATTGTTGTGCATTAACGTGAATCTCGATGCGCCATTTTCCCAGATTCTGCAGTCATTTATGCCTAATCAAGATGCACAGGATGCGGCATCATCTGTCAATTTTGCCAGTGATGTTGAAGAATTGGTTGATCAGACCGTTGAGCGGACGATCGAAGAAATCAATGCGGATAAATCCGTGTCGAATAATACCAAGAATCGACAGATTGTGATGGCTTTATACGATAAAGGCATCTTTGATATTAAAGACGCGATCAATCGTGTTGCTGATCGTCTGAACATATCGAAACATACCGTGTACCTTTATATTCGTCAGCGTAAAACAGAGGACGATGAAAAGTGA
- the fkpA gene encoding FKBP-type peptidyl-prolyl cis-trans isomerase, translating into MKSLLKVSFLAAAVILAAGCQDKEKQETQAATQDAAKPAAVQFKSDDEKAAYAIGVSFANYLNTSLEKPKEYGITLDKDIVLQGIQNAFADKSAMTDEDARKALEDFDKRLNTLATTKAKEKAEANKKAGDDFRAKFEKQDGVKKTKSGLLYQVITKGTGETPKATDTVQVHYKGTLIDGTQFDSSYDRGEPATFPLDRVIPGWTEGVQLMKVGAKYKFVIPPELAYGDRDTPSIPADSTLVFEVELLKVEKADAAKKTSK; encoded by the coding sequence ATGAAATCATTGTTAAAAGTATCGTTTCTTGCGGCCGCTGTAATACTTGCAGCTGGTTGCCAAGATAAAGAAAAACAAGAAACTCAAGCTGCAACTCAAGATGCAGCTAAACCAGCAGCGGTCCAGTTTAAGTCAGATGATGAAAAAGCAGCGTATGCTATCGGTGTCTCTTTTGCTAATTATCTGAATACAAGTCTTGAAAAGCCGAAAGAATATGGCATTACTCTGGACAAAGATATCGTGCTGCAAGGGATTCAAAATGCCTTCGCTGATAAATCAGCGATGACAGATGAAGATGCTCGTAAAGCATTGGAAGATTTCGATAAACGGCTAAATACATTGGCAACAACAAAAGCCAAAGAGAAAGCTGAAGCGAACAAAAAAGCCGGTGATGATTTCCGTGCCAAATTTGAAAAACAAGATGGTGTGAAGAAAACCAAGTCAGGACTGTTGTATCAAGTGATCACAAAAGGGACTGGTGAGACACCAAAAGCGACCGATACAGTTCAAGTCCATTATAAAGGGACATTGATCGATGGGACTCAGTTCGATAGCTCTTATGATCGTGGTGAACCTGCTACATTCCCGCTGGACCGTGTCATTCCCGGTTGGACGGAAGGTGTTCAGCTGATGAAAGTTGGCGCTAAATACAAGTTTGTCATTCCACCTGAACTGGCTTATGGCGACAGAGATACTCCGTCGATTCCTGCTGATTCAACCCTGGTGTTTGAAGTTGAGTTGTTGAAAGTTGAAAAAGCGGATGCCGCTAAGAAGACGAGTAAATAA
- a CDS encoding WD40 repeat domain-containing protein, which translates to MRIFSLYLFMLIVSVTLNGCFFFTSPVQKWEITPEGATAFGLSRDGRFALTYSQKNQLQLWDLSENKRLALLGSLDQQNSTVTKIRISDNDRYAVTAGQNNFAVWDLAWTQSKGLWSISDGLIRDIDLSKDGEQVLMGLSNGKAIYVDLVSGRRMEFLAHHEKVNSVALSPNGRFALTGGNDYQAYLWDTKSGQILRKFEHEQRVVRVALQRDGKFAFTSDGGNEARVWDLHSGQEVSHLHSFARQLIFSTVRFSDDGAQLITGTPSGYVAVWDTQSGKQLAKFSTEPPKVDPPPRSVVYDVAFDQQHRVISANSAGIAEAWELNE; encoded by the coding sequence ATGCGAATATTTTCCCTTTATCTATTCATGTTAATTGTCAGTGTGACGTTAAATGGGTGCTTTTTCTTCACATCTCCTGTTCAAAAATGGGAGATCACCCCAGAAGGCGCAACGGCTTTCGGCCTAAGTCGAGATGGTCGCTTTGCTCTGACCTATTCTCAAAAAAATCAGCTCCAGCTCTGGGATCTTTCCGAAAACAAGCGGCTCGCGCTACTTGGCTCCCTCGATCAACAAAATAGCACTGTGACCAAAATTAGAATTTCAGACAACGATCGCTATGCCGTTACAGCCGGACAGAATAACTTCGCGGTCTGGGACTTAGCTTGGACACAGTCTAAAGGGCTCTGGTCTATTTCAGACGGACTCATCAGAGATATTGATCTCTCAAAAGATGGAGAACAAGTTCTTATGGGTCTATCCAATGGAAAAGCCATTTACGTGGACTTAGTCAGCGGAAGACGCATGGAGTTCCTTGCACATCACGAGAAAGTGAACTCTGTTGCATTATCCCCCAATGGACGTTTTGCCCTAACCGGCGGTAACGACTATCAGGCTTATCTATGGGATACAAAATCAGGTCAAATACTAAGAAAGTTTGAACATGAACAACGTGTTGTGCGGGTCGCATTGCAGAGAGACGGCAAGTTTGCATTTACATCCGATGGCGGAAATGAGGCCAGAGTGTGGGATTTACATTCAGGTCAAGAAGTATCCCATCTCCACAGTTTTGCCAGACAACTTATATTTTCTACCGTTCGATTTTCTGATGATGGGGCACAGCTCATTACCGGGACGCCTTCCGGCTATGTTGCCGTCTGGGATACACAAAGCGGTAAACAACTTGCTAAATTTTCAACGGAACCGCCAAAAGTAGATCCACCACCACGTTCTGTCGTGTATGATGTGGCCTTTGATCAACAGCATCGTGTCATATCAGCAAACTCAGCTGGTATTGCAGAAGCTTGGGAACTGAATGAGTAA
- a CDS encoding SlyX family protein: MAAAEIERLEARINDLECQLAFQEDTVEALNQALSQQQQTISRMQDQMKFIAGKLKNVGESPVADQSQETPPPHY, translated from the coding sequence ATGGCCGCCGCAGAAATAGAACGACTAGAAGCTCGAATCAATGATTTGGAGTGCCAGTTGGCATTTCAGGAAGATACTGTTGAGGCACTCAATCAAGCACTCAGCCAGCAGCAGCAAACGATTTCCCGGATGCAGGATCAAATGAAGTTCATTGCCGGAAAGCTCAAAAACGTTGGCGAATCACCGGTTGCAGATCAATCCCAAGAGACCCCGCCACCCCATTATTGA
- a CDS encoding DUF2065 domain-containing protein has translation MSHSIWLAVGLLLIAEGLGPLLTPDGWRRMISQLSQQPNSLLRRIGGCLVVAGIVIVYFYLY, from the coding sequence ATGTCGCATTCAATATGGTTAGCCGTCGGTTTATTGCTGATTGCTGAAGGACTTGGTCCATTACTGACGCCCGATGGCTGGCGCCGCATGATCTCCCAGTTAAGCCAACAACCCAATTCTTTGCTACGACGAATCGGCGGTTGCCTCGTTGTTGCCGGGATTGTGATTGTCTATTTTTATCTGTATTAG
- the hflC gene encoding protease modulator HflC, which yields MRKLIIPVLVLLLIVFLMSVFVIHEGERGIVVRFGRVLKDGEIARIYDPGLHFKMPLFDRVKVLEARIQTMDGRSDRFVTAEKKDVIIDSYVKWRIQDFGTYYLATGGGSSLTAEALLERKVTDVLRSEIGSREIKQIVSGPLDDNNVLPDSENADVVTTEAAKEALKIDGQRDQIMEEVLLSTRESAMKDLGVYVVDFRMKKINLPDEISESIYKRMRAERESVARKHRSQGREKAEIIKAQAELEVATILAEADKTARVTRGEADAKAAKIYADSYSQDPEFFTFLRSLKAYEESFNQKSDILVLDPDSEFFRYMKNSKGKNTK from the coding sequence ATGCGTAAGTTAATAATCCCTGTATTGGTGCTCCTTCTGATCGTTTTCCTCATGTCTGTGTTCGTCATTCATGAAGGAGAACGCGGTATTGTCGTTCGCTTTGGACGCGTTTTAAAAGATGGTGAAATTGCCCGTATCTATGATCCAGGCCTGCATTTTAAAATGCCTTTATTTGACCGGGTAAAAGTGCTTGAAGCCCGAATCCAGACCATGGATGGACGTTCTGACCGCTTTGTGACGGCCGAGAAAAAAGATGTCATTATCGATTCTTATGTGAAATGGCGGATTCAGGATTTTGGTACTTATTATCTGGCAACGGGAGGCGGGAGTTCTTTAACGGCTGAAGCGTTGTTGGAGAGAAAGGTAACGGACGTATTACGTTCGGAGATCGGTTCTCGAGAGATCAAACAGATCGTATCCGGTCCGCTGGATGATAATAATGTTTTACCTGACAGCGAGAATGCAGACGTCGTGACAACGGAAGCAGCAAAAGAAGCTTTGAAAATTGATGGTCAGCGTGACCAGATTATGGAAGAAGTTTTGCTGAGTACCCGTGAAAGTGCGATGAAAGATTTAGGTGTTTACGTTGTTGATTTTCGGATGAAAAAGATCAACTTGCCAGATGAAATCAGTGAGTCGATTTATAAACGGATGAGAGCGGAACGTGAGTCAGTCGCTCGTAAACACCGTTCTCAAGGCCGTGAGAAAGCGGAAATCATCAAGGCTCAGGCAGAGCTTGAGGTAGCAACGATTCTGGCTGAGGCCGATAAAACGGCTCGTGTAACCCGTGGTGAAGCAGATGCGAAAGCTGCTAAAATTTATGCGGATTCATACAGTCAAGATCCTGAGTTCTTTACTTTCCTGCGTTCTTTAAAGGCTTATGAAGAGTCTTTCAACCAGAAAAGTGATATTTTGGTGCTTGATCCGGACAGTGAGTTTTTCCGTTATATGAAAAACTCAAAAGGTAAAAATACAAAATAA
- the hflK gene encoding FtsH protease activity modulator HflK, with product MAWNEPGNNGNGNNDRDKDPWGNKDHGDRGGRDQGPPDLDEVFNKLSQKISGKFGKKGGGNGNKGSSFPGGGSIGFGIIAVIAVAIWFFSGFYTIGEAERGVLLRLGKFDHIVSPGLNWRARFIDEVEPVNVQAIRSLRATGLMLTKDENVVTVAMDIQYRVADPYKYLYQVTSADDSLRQATDSALRAVIGDSLMDSILTSGRQQIRETTQNTLNDIIKKYDMGLTIVDVNFQSARPPEQVKDAFDDAIAAREDEERFIREAEAYKNEVLPKATGRAERLKKEAQGYSERVLNEAYGQVAQFAKLLPEYKAAPEVTRNRLYIDTMQAVYSHSSKVLIDSKSSGNLLYLPIDKLSGKGETQTKRDLKSSPLYDHIELESQKSDNQDDAQSRTGSRQGRY from the coding sequence ATGGCGTGGAATGAGCCTGGTAATAACGGTAATGGTAATAATGACCGTGACAAAGATCCGTGGGGCAATAAAGACCATGGTGATCGTGGTGGACGTGATCAGGGACCACCGGATCTGGATGAAGTCTTCAATAAATTGAGCCAAAAGATTAGCGGTAAATTTGGTAAGAAAGGAGGCGGTAACGGCAATAAAGGTTCCTCTTTTCCCGGTGGTGGTTCTATTGGATTTGGAATCATTGCTGTTATTGCTGTTGCAATTTGGTTTTTCTCCGGATTTTATACTATCGGTGAAGCCGAACGCGGCGTTTTACTGAGATTGGGTAAGTTTGATCACATCGTCAGTCCTGGTTTGAACTGGCGGGCCCGCTTTATTGATGAAGTGGAACCTGTCAATGTGCAGGCTATCCGTTCGTTACGGGCAACCGGTCTGATGCTGACAAAAGATGAGAATGTGGTCACCGTTGCGATGGATATTCAGTATCGGGTAGCCGATCCGTACAAATATCTCTATCAAGTCACAAGTGCTGACGATAGTTTACGTCAGGCAACGGACTCGGCATTGCGTGCCGTCATTGGTGACTCATTGATGGATAGCATTCTGACCAGTGGTCGTCAGCAGATTCGTGAAACGACTCAAAACACATTAAACGACATCATTAAGAAATATGATATGGGCTTAACGATTGTTGATGTGAACTTCCAGTCTGCACGTCCACCGGAGCAAGTTAAAGATGCATTTGATGACGCCATCGCAGCCCGAGAAGATGAAGAGCGTTTCATTCGTGAAGCGGAAGCCTATAAGAATGAGGTACTTCCTAAAGCAACCGGTCGTGCTGAGCGTCTGAAGAAAGAAGCGCAAGGGTATAGCGAGCGAGTGTTGAATGAAGCTTATGGTCAGGTTGCTCAGTTTGCCAAGCTCCTGCCTGAATATAAGGCTGCGCCAGAAGTGACAAGAAATCGTTTGTATATTGATACTATGCAGGCTGTCTATTCTCATTCATCGAAAGTTCTGATTGATTCGAAGTCGAGTGGTAATTTGCTCTATCTGCCAATTGATAAATTGTCAGGGAAGGGGGAAACGCAAACCAAGAGAGATTTGAAGTCATCCCCACTTTATGATCATATCGAACTTGAATCTCAGAAAAGTGATAATCAAGATGATGCTCAGTCACGCACTGGTTCACGACAAGGGAGATACTAA
- the hflX gene encoding ribosome rescue GTPase HflX, which translates to MFDRYEAGERAVLVHINFTQEGEWEDLSECEMLVSSAGVTTLQVITGSRQAPHPKYYVGEGKAQEIAQAVIQTEADVVIFNHALSPAQERNLEKLCQCRVIDRTGLILDIFAQRARTHEGKLQVELAQLRHLSTRLVRGWTHLERQKGGIGLRGPGETQLETDRRLLRERIKAILRRLEKVAKQREQGRRARNRAEVPTISLVGYTNAGKSTLFNRITEAGVYAADQLFATLDPTLRRIQLEDVGNAILADTVGFIRHLPHDLVAAFKATLQETQEADILLHVVDASDERFRDNIRAVDDVLAEIEADEVPVLLVMNKIDNMESQQPRIERDDEGIPRVVWVSAMEGLGIELLFQALTERLAGQIVQYQLCIPPEHQGRMRSIFFKNRSILQESYDQQGNLLISIRMQQADWSRLEKREHAVLCDFIVT; encoded by the coding sequence TTGTTTGACCGTTATGAAGCCGGTGAGCGAGCCGTACTTGTTCATATCAACTTTACGCAAGAAGGGGAGTGGGAAGATCTCAGTGAATGTGAAATGCTGGTTAGTTCCGCTGGAGTCACGACACTACAAGTGATCACAGGTAGTCGTCAGGCTCCACACCCCAAGTACTACGTCGGTGAGGGTAAAGCTCAGGAAATTGCACAAGCGGTAATACAAACTGAAGCAGACGTTGTCATCTTCAACCATGCCCTTTCTCCTGCCCAAGAGCGCAATCTTGAAAAGTTGTGTCAATGTCGAGTGATTGATCGTACCGGATTGATCCTGGATATCTTTGCTCAGCGAGCACGAACCCATGAAGGGAAGCTTCAGGTCGAATTGGCTCAGCTTCGTCATTTGTCTACACGGCTTGTCCGGGGGTGGACACACCTTGAACGCCAGAAAGGCGGGATTGGTCTTCGTGGGCCCGGAGAAACGCAGTTAGAAACCGACCGACGTTTATTGCGTGAACGAATTAAAGCGATATTACGTCGCTTAGAAAAAGTTGCGAAGCAGCGAGAACAAGGGCGTAGAGCGCGTAACCGAGCTGAAGTACCGACGATATCTCTCGTTGGTTATACGAATGCTGGTAAATCGACACTATTTAACCGCATTACCGAAGCCGGTGTTTATGCTGCCGATCAGTTATTTGCCACATTGGATCCCACATTACGCAGAATTCAACTTGAAGATGTGGGTAATGCAATTTTGGCCGATACAGTAGGATTTATTCGTCATTTGCCCCACGATTTAGTGGCCGCTTTTAAAGCAACATTACAAGAAACTCAAGAAGCTGACATTTTGTTACATGTTGTAGATGCAAGTGATGAGCGTTTTCGCGACAATATAAGAGCTGTCGATGATGTACTTGCTGAAATTGAAGCAGATGAAGTTCCGGTTCTGTTGGTGATGAACAAGATCGACAATATGGAAAGTCAGCAACCCAGAATTGAACGAGATGATGAAGGCATCCCTCGGGTCGTTTGGGTTTCAGCAATGGAAGGACTTGGTATTGAGTTACTTTTCCAAGCGCTGACAGAACGGTTAGCCGGACAAATCGTTCAATATCAACTGTGTATCCCACCTGAACATCAGGGGCGCATGCGCAGCATCTTCTTCAAGAATCGGTCAATTTTGCAGGAATCATATGATCAACAAGGAAATTTATTAATTTCTATTCGTATGCAACAGGCGGATTGGTCTAGACTAGAAAAAAGAGAACACGCAGTTTTGTGTGACTTTATAGTTACTTAA
- the hfq gene encoding RNA chaperone Hfq, producing MAKGQSLQDPFLNALRRERIPVSIYLVNGIKLQGQIESFDQFVILLKNTVNQMVYKHAISTVVPARAVSHHGDRPANERSSDKSDD from the coding sequence ATGGCTAAGGGGCAATCTCTACAAGACCCATTCTTAAATGCATTACGTCGCGAGCGTATTCCTGTATCCATTTATTTGGTTAATGGTATTAAACTGCAGGGACAGATCGAATCGTTTGATCAGTTTGTCATTCTGTTGAAAAACACAGTGAATCAGATGGTCTATAAGCACGCTATTTCAACGGTTGTTCCAGCCCGTGCGGTAAGCCATCATGGTGATCGTCCTGCTAACGAGCGTTCATCAGATAAATCGGACGATTAA
- the miaA gene encoding tRNA (adenosine(37)-N6)-dimethylallyltransferase MiaA: MSQQRPLALFLMGPTASGKTDLAIRLCQHFPIEIISVDSALIYRGMDIGTAKPTAAELALAPHRLIDILDPEMAYSAADFRRDALQHMHDIVQSGKIPLLVGGTMLYFKALLEGLSPLPAADAEIRRQIEQEAADLGWSVLHQQLAEIDPESAARIHPNDPQRLSRALEVHRISGKTLTELTRTKGEVLPFDVVQFAIAPQERSELHRRIEIRFSKMIEAGFEDEVKALYARQELHADLPSIRCVGYRQMWEYLDGSCSLDEAIYRGICATRQLAKRQITWLRSWNDLTWLDSENIEQAYEIISNSIASYRVRCV, encoded by the coding sequence ATGAGCCAACAAAGACCTCTGGCCTTATTTTTAATGGGGCCTACCGCGTCAGGAAAAACTGACTTAGCTATCCGGTTATGTCAGCATTTTCCAATTGAAATTATTAGTGTGGATTCCGCATTGATTTACCGGGGAATGGATATAGGGACAGCAAAGCCTACGGCAGCAGAGTTGGCACTGGCACCCCATCGGCTAATCGATATTCTGGACCCGGAAATGGCCTATTCTGCGGCTGATTTTCGTCGGGATGCGCTTCAGCATATGCATGACATTGTGCAAAGCGGTAAGATCCCGCTCTTGGTCGGTGGCACGATGCTTTATTTTAAAGCGTTACTTGAAGGATTATCTCCCTTACCGGCCGCCGATGCCGAGATTCGACGGCAGATTGAACAAGAAGCTGCCGATTTGGGATGGTCGGTACTTCACCAACAATTGGCTGAGATTGATCCGGAATCGGCTGCGCGGATTCACCCCAATGATCCGCAACGGTTGTCCAGAGCATTAGAAGTTCATCGAATTTCTGGAAAAACTTTAACAGAATTGACGCGAACAAAAGGAGAAGTGCTACCATTTGATGTGGTACAGTTCGCGATTGCGCCTCAGGAACGCTCCGAGCTTCATCGGCGAATTGAAATTCGTTTCAGCAAGATGATTGAAGCCGGATTTGAAGATGAGGTCAAAGCGTTATATGCTCGTCAAGAGCTCCATGCGGATTTGCCTTCTATTCGTTGTGTCGGTTATCGGCAGATGTGGGAGTATTTAGACGGAAGCTGTTCGCTTGATGAAGCAATTTATCGTGGTATATGTGCCACTCGTCAATTAGCCAAACGCCAGATCACATGGCTTCGTAGCTGGAATGATCTGACTTGGCTGGATAGCGAGAATATTGAACAAGCGTATGAAATTATATCGAATTCGATAGCTTCTTATCGAGTACGCTGTGTATAA